From Brienomyrus brachyistius isolate T26 chromosome 18, BBRACH_0.4, whole genome shotgun sequence, one genomic window encodes:
- the LOC125712815 gene encoding DCN1-like protein 5, with product MPVKKKRKSSGSDDSSLRKCRITNFCRTSAPGRLISPEDHFSSKKCLSWFYEYAAPDEVVGPEGMEKFCEDIGVEPENIVMLVLAWKLDALNMGFFTKEEWMKGMTSLQCDSNERLQEKLDYLRSQLNDTAAFKNIYRYAFDFARDKDLRSLDMDTAKSMLALLLGRTWPLFPVFHQFLEQSRYKVMNKDQWYNVLEFSRTVQADLSNYDEDGAWPVLLDEFVEWQKVRPAL from the exons ATGCCagttaaaaaaaagagaaagtcgTCCGGCTCCGATGATTCCAGCCTCAGGAAGTGCAGAATTACCAA TTTTTGTAGGACATCTGCTCCCGGTAGGTTGATCAGTCCTGAAGACCACTTTTCCAGCAAGAAGTGCCTTTCCTGGTTTTATGAGTATgcag CCCCAGATGAGGTTGTTGGACCAGAAGGCATGGAGAAGTTCTGCGAGGACATTGGAGTCGAGCCCGAAAAC ATTGTTATGTTAGTCTTAGCCTGGAAACTCGATGCACTAAACATGGGTTTTTTCACTAAAGAGGAATGGATGAAGGGAATGACATCATTACA ATGCGACAGCAACGAGCGTTTGCAGGAAAAGCTTGACTACTTGAGGTCGCAGCTCAATGACACGGCCGCATTTAAGAACATCTACAGATACGCCTTTGATTTTGCCAGG GATAAAGACCTGCGCAGTCTTGATATGGACACGGCCAAATCCATGCTAGCTTTGCTCCTGGGCCGCACTTGGCCGCTGTTCCCAGTTTTTCACCAGTTTTTGGAG CAATCCAGGTACAAAGTGATGAATAAGGACCAATGGTACAACGTCTTAGAATTCAGCAGGACTGTCCAGGCAGATCTTAGTAACTATGATGAAGATGGAGCTT